Proteins encoded by one window of Aspergillus puulaauensis MK2 DNA, chromosome 4, nearly complete sequence:
- the ptcF gene encoding type 2C protein phosphatase ptcF (COG:T;~EggNog:ENOG410PFV7;~InterPro:IPR036457,IPR001932,IPR015655;~PFAM:PF00481;~TransMembrane:1 (i60-80o);~go_function: GO:0004722 - protein serine/threonine phosphatase activity [Evidence IEA];~go_function: GO:0016791 - phosphatase activity [Evidence IEA];~go_process: GO:0006470 - protein dephosphorylation [Evidence IEA]): MRRAAIQAFRTARRAPIWRVAGKKPPAISFTSSQSVNLRPYSSAKYPAILSSSLQSSMHLRTFSVAVISTVVASGAWYAYQGDSSQTPAAAEMLTPEQATQKLRKNEESYSVNRGKGVVRYDVVQVPSNSPIEDDHAEKIVEVPASTAAANEGQSSSDWMFWAVFDGHSGWTTSAKLRNVLISYVARELNSTYKSAASDPSLVLPSSAAVDAAIKQGFVRLDNDIVHSSVDQVFKSNSRRAAAELLAPALSGSCALLAFYDSQSKDLKVACAGDSRAVLGRRSENGKWSATPLSEDQTGGTPSEMKRLREEHPGEPNVVRNGRILGQLEPSRSFGDAFYKWSKQTQDKIKRQFFGRTPHPLLKTPPYVTAEPVITTTKVEPTQGDFVVLATDGLWEMLSNEEVVGLVGQWIEEQQAGSGNKSWVRSLFSSQPQLPVETPQETTTDGQRRPIRQQQYDISGAANRFVVEDKNAATHLVRNAMGGKDKDMLCALLTLPSPYSRRYRDDVTVEVIFFGDSPDSRTVSVNEEASASEENVKAKL, translated from the exons ATGCGTCGTGCAGCTATTCAAGCGTTCCGTACTGCTCGTCGTGCGCCAATATGGCGGGTTGCCGGTAAGAAACCGCCCGCTATATCGTTCACAAGCAGCCAATCTGTCAACCTCCGGCCCTACTCCTCGGCCAAATATCCTGCCatcctttcctcttctctacAGTCCTCGATGCATCTTCGAACCTTTTCTGTCGCAGTCATCTCGACAGTAGTCGCTTCCGGAGCCTGGTACGCTTATCAGGGCGACAGTTCCCAAACACCAGCAGCCGCCG AAATGCTCACGCCCGAGCAAGCGACACAGAAGCTGAGGAAGAATGAGGAATCATACTCGGTGAATCGGGGAAAGGGGGTTGTTCGCTATGATGTCGTTCAGGTACCGAGCAATTCTCCCATTGAAGACGACCATGCGGAGAAGATAGTCGAAGTGCCTGCGTCCACAGCTGCGGCCAACGAAGGTCAATCCAGCAGTGACTGGATGTTTTGGGCAGTGTTCGATGGTCATTC TGGTTGGACAACATCTGCCAAATTGCGCAATGTTCTCATTTCATACGTTGCTCGGGAGCTGAACAGTACATACAAGTCTGCAGCCTCCGACCCATCGCTCGTTTTACCGTCATCTGCAGCTGTTGATGCCGCCATCAAGCAAGGCTTCGTTCGTTTAGATAACGATATTGTCCACAGCAGTGTCGACCAGGTCTTCAAGTCCAATTCGCGCCGCGCTGCAGCCGAATTGCTCGCACCTGCTCTTTCCGGCTCTTGTGCTCTCCTTGCGTTCTATGACTCGCAGAGTAAAGATCTGAAGGTCGCATGTGCGGGAGATTCTCGGGCCGTCTTAGGCCGTCGCAGTGAGAATGGAAAGTGGTCAGCAACTCCGCTCTCAGAAGATCAGACAGGTGGCACACCCTCTGAAATGAAGAGGTTGCGCGAGGAACACCCTGGCGAGCCTAATGTGGTACGGAACGGACGAATCTTGGGCCAGTTGGAGCCTTCTCGTTCCTTCGGTGACGCCTTCTACAAGTGGTCCAAGCAGACTCAAGACAAGATTAAGCGACAGTTCTTTGGTCGCACTCCCCATCCCCTGTTGAAGACGCCACCTTATGTTACCGCTGAGCCTGTGATCACAACAACCAAAGTTGAACCTACCCAAGGTGACTTCGTCGTACTCGCAACCGACGGACTCTGGGAGATGTTAAGCAACGAAGAAGTAGTCGGCTTAGTTGGCCAGTGGATCGAGGAGCAACAAGCCGGATCCGGCAACAAGAGCTGGGTACGGAGTCTGTTCAGctcccaaccccagctgCCCGTCGAAACACCACAGGAGACGACTACAGATGGCCAGCGCCGCCCCAtccgccagcagcagtatGATATCTCTGGCGCTGCCAACCgcttcgtcgtcgaagaTAAGAATGCTGCCACCCATCTCGTCCGCAACGCGATGGGTGGAAAGGATAAGGACATGCTCTGCGCTTTGCTAACCCTTCCAAGCCCCTACTCCCGAAGATACCG TGATGACGTAACCGTTGAAGTTATTTTCTTCGGCGACAGCCCCGACAGCCGCACGGTCTCAGTCAACGAAGAAGCTAGTGCATCCGAAGAGAACGTGAAGGCTAAACTCTAA